CATCGCGGACTGAACGGCGCGTTTGATCACGCGGCGGAACGCCACGCGGCGCTCCAGCTGCATCGCGATATTTTCCGCGACGAGTTGCGCATCCAATTCAGCCTTCCGCACTTCTTTGATGTTGAGAGAAATATCCTTCGACGTCATTTTCTGGAGCTCGGACCGGAGCGTGTCGATCCCGGCGCCCCGCTTGCCGATCACGATTCCCGGACGCGCGGAGAAGATATCCACGTTGCACTTATTGGCCGCCCGTTCGATTTCGATTCGGGAAACGCCGGCATGGAACAGTTTCTCCTTGAGGACTCTTCGAATCTTGAGATCCTCGTGCAGGCTTTTCGCATACTCCCTCTGGCTGAACCACCGCGACGTCCACGTTCGAATAATGCCCAGCCGAAAACCCGTCGGATTGACTTTCTGTCCCACCGCGTATCTCCTATCTCTCGTCCAAGACCACCGTAATGTGGCTCGTTCGTTTGTTGACGCGCGTTCCCCGTCCCATGGCCCGCGCGGTAAACCGTTTCATGATCGGCCCGTTATCCACGGAAATCTCCTTCACGTAGAGCGAGTCCGGATCCACCTTCTTCTGCGACGTGGCATTGGCGAGAGCGCTCTTCACCAACTTGGCGAACGTCGGCGCGCTCTTGTGCGTCGTGAACTTCAAAATCGCCGTGGCCTCTTCCACGCTCCGCCCGCGCAGCATGTCCGCCACCAGGCGCGCTTTTCGGGGTGGGACTCGAACGTATTTCAAAAATACCTTGGATGCCATCCGTTACGCCCCCGGCTCCGTCGTCGTCTTGCGATCTCCCGAATGCATGACAAACGTCCGCGTCGACGCGAACTCGCCCAATTTATGTCCCACCATGTTTTCCGTGATGAAGATCGGGAGAAATTTCCGGCCGTTGTGGATCGCAAAGGTGTACCCGACGAATTCAGGGAGAATCGTCGAGCGCCGCGACCAGGTCTTGATCACTTTCTTCTGGCCGGCCTCTTCACATTCCTTTATTTTCTTCATTACGTGGCCGTCCACGAACGGTCCTTTTCTTGTGCTTCGTCCCATTATTTCTTTCTCCGTTGAACGATGAATTTTTCCGTCCGTTTGTTCAGACGGGTCTTATAACCCTTCGTCGGCAGTCCCCACGGACTCACCGGATGGCGACCGCCTTTCGTCTTACCCTCTCCGCCGCCGTGTGGATGGTCGATCGGGTTCATCGCCGTCCCGCGCACGCTCGGATTTCGTCCGAACCATCGGGTTCGGCCGGCCTTGCCGATCGTGATGTTTTCGTGATCGATGTTGGAAAGTTGTCCCACCGTGGCGTAACAAAGTTCGGGAACCTTCCGAATTTCGCCGGAGGGAAGACGAAGCTGGGCATATCCCGCGTCTCGGGCCATCAGTTGCGCTGACGAACCCGCCGTGCGAACCATTTGGCCACCCCGCCCCACTTTCATTTCCACGTTGTGAACCAGCGTACCGGTCGGAATCTTTGAAAGCGGAAGGGCATTTCCGGGCCGAATCTCGGCCGCTTCCCCGGCCACCACGGCATACCCGACCTTCAAACCTTCCGGAGCCAAGATGTAGCGGCGATCGCCGTCCGCGTACGTGATCTGCGCGATAAACGTCGAGCGGTTCGGATCGTACTCAATCGAAACGACTTTTCCCGGAATGCCTTCTTTGTCCCTTCGGAGAAAATCGATCTTGCGGTAACGTCGTTTGTGGCCTCCGCCGATCCAACGCGACGTAATTCTCCCTTGGTTATTCCGTCCCCCGGTGCGTTTCGAGCTTTGAGTCAAAGCCTTGAGCGGCTTGGACCGCGTTAATTCATCAAACGTAAGCCGCGTAATGAATCGCGAACTGGGCGTAAATGGTTTTAATCCTACGATCGGCATCAGACTCCCTCGAACAGTTCGATTTTGTCCCCTTCGCGAAGCGTCGCGATCGCCTTCTTCCAGCTCGCCCGCTTTCCCGCATACCGCCCGACCTGCTTGAATTTTCCGCGAACGACAAGCGTGTTCAGCCCCTTCACTTTCACCTTGAAGGCCTTTTCGATCGCTTCTCGGATCTGCGGCTTGGTCGCGTGCTTCGACACCTCGAACACGACCTGATTTCCTTTTTCTCGAAGCTTCGTCGATTTTTCCGTGATGATGGGCCGGCGAATCACGCTTCCCAGTTCGGCGCTCATGACGTCCTCTCTTTCTCCATCCACTTCAGCGACGCCGAGGAGAGGAGCAAGGTGTCGTACTTCATCACGTCAAAGACATTGAGGCCCCGAACGTCGATGTACCTCGCGTTCGCAAGATTTCTTACCGAGCGATACAGTTTGTCGTTGTCCATGTCGACGACGAGAGCGCTCTTCGCCTTGAGTTGCTGCATCAGGTCGAGCATTATTTTCGTTTTCGGCGTTTTGAAAGAAGTGTCCGCTAATACGACGATCTTTCCATCGCGCTGCTTTTCGCTCAGCGCCACGGCGAGAGCCTGCCGCCGGACTTTCTGCGGCAGGCGATAGCTGTAATCTCGCGGCATCGGGCCGAAGAGCCGAGCGCCGCCCACCATCAGCGGAGACCGGTTGCTTCCCTGGCGGGCGTTGCCGGTCCCTTTTTGGCGGTACGGTTTCTTGCCCCCGCCCCGGATTTCGGAACGCGTTTTTGTTTTCGCAGACCCTTGCCTGCGGGACGCCAACTGCATCAGCACGGCGTCGTGGAGAAGGTGATTTTTCAGTTTCGCCCCGAAAAGCCCCGCGGAAAGTTTCGCCTCTCCGGAGCTCTTTCCTTTTTGATCGACCATCTGCGCCGTCAGTTCCATCTCTTATCCTCGGTAACTCTGAATCTCGACGTCCACCCCGGCCGCAAGATCGAGCTTCATCAACGCATCGATCGTCTGTTGCGTCGGCTCCAAAATGTCGATGAGCCGTTTGTGTGTCCGAATTTCAAATTGCTCCCGCGATTTCTTGTCCGTGTGAGGGGATCGCAACACGCAATACCGGTTGATTTTGGTCGGCAGTGGAATCGGCCCGGCGACGCTCGCGCCCGTCCTTCGAGCCGTTTCAACAATCTCCACGGTCGATTGGTCGAGGACCTGATAGTCATAGGCCTTGAGTCGGATGCGAATTTTCTCTTCTTGCGTCATTTCAGCTCCGTCGTCTTAGTTCCTTGGGGCAGCGCCGCCGTCCCTATACTTTGAAACGATCTCTTCCGCCAGCTGCGCGGGTACGGGCGAATAATGATCGAATTCCATCGTGAAACTGGCCCGCCCTTGCGTGTTGGATCGAAGGTCGGTGGAATACCCAAACATCTCGGAAAGCGGTACGAGGGCGGCGATCACCTGCGTTCCGATCCGCGGCTCCAATCCCAGTATTTTCGCCCGGCGCGAGTTTAAGTCTCCAATAACATTGGACATATACTCCTCTGGAACCACGACTTCGGCTTTCATGATCGGTTCCAATACGATTGGGGAAGCCTTTTTAGTCCCCTCCTTGAATCCGATCGAGCCCGCGATCTTAAACGCCATTTCGGAGGAATCGACGTCGTGATACGAGCCGTCGATCAATCGAACTTTGATGTCCACCATGGGGTACCCGGCCAGGATTCCGTTTTCCATGGCTTCCTCGATCCCCTTTTCGACCGGCTTGATGTATTCCTTCGGAATCGATCCCCCTTTGATGGCGGACTCAAACTCGAACCCCTTCCCTTTCTCGTTCGGTTCGATTTCCAAGAATACGTGTCCGTACTGGCCGCGACCGCCGGTCTGACGGATGTACTTTCCTTCGCTCTTAACCTTCTTCGTAATCGTTTCGCGATACGCGACCTGCGGTTTGCCGATGTTCGCATCCACTTTGAACTCTCGAAGCATCCGGTCGACGATGATCTCGAGGTGAAGCTCCCCCATGCCTGAAATGAGGGTCTGGCCGGTTTCCTCGTCGGTCTTCACACGGAAGGAGGGATCCTCCTGCGACAGTTTGTAGAGGGCGTCGCCCATTTTTTCCTGATCGGCCTTCGTCTTCGGTTCGATCGCAATTTGCATGACCGGCTCCGGGAACGTGATCGATTCCAACAGAATCGGGTGTTCGGGGTCGCAAAACGTGTCTCCCGTCATCGCATTCTTAAGCCCCACAGCGGCCACGATCTCCCCGGCGGTCGCGGAATCGATCTCTTCTCGTTTGTTGGCGTGCATCAGAAGAATCCGACCGATTCGCTCTTTCTTTCCGCGCGTGGAGTTCAGCATGGTCATGCCGCTGTCGACTTTTCCGGAATAAATGCGAAGATAGGTCAGCTGCCCGACGAAGGGATCGGACGTGATTTTAAACGCCAGTGCCGAGAACGGTTCTTTCACGTCCGCCTTCCGGAGCAATTCCACGGCCTTTTCGCCGTTCATTTTCTTACCTTTCACCGGAGGGATGTCCAGTGGAGACGGGAGATAGTCGACGACGCCGTCCAGAAGCTGCTGGACTCCTTTGTTCTTGAAGGCCGCGCCGCAAAGAACCGGCGTATGCTTGAAATGGATCGTCCCTTTCCGAATCACTTTTAGAATTTCCTCTTTTGTGATTTCCTTGCCGCCCAAATAAGCTTCCATAAATGCGTCGTCCGACTCCGACAAGGTCTCCATCATTTTCTCGCGCCACACTTTGGCGTCTTCCTCAAACTCCGCCGGAATCGGAATGGTCTCGAATTCCGCACCGAGCGTTTCGTCCTTGAAGAGGTGCCCCTTCATTGTGACAAGATCGATGACCCCGGTGTGCTTGTCTTCCACGCCCATCGGAATCTGAAGAGCCACCGGCTTCGCATGCAGCCGTGTGATCATTTGCTCCACGCAACGGGGGAAATTCGCGCCGATTCGATCCATCTTGTTGACGAATGCGAGACGCGGCACTTTATACTTATCGGCCTGGCGCCAAACGGTTTCCGACTGGGGCTCTACGCCGGCCACACCGTC
The Bdellovibrionota bacterium DNA segment above includes these coding regions:
- the rpsC gene encoding 30S ribosomal protein S3, translated to MGQKVNPTGFRLGIIRTWTSRWFSQREYAKSLHEDLKIRRVLKEKLFHAGVSRIEIERAANKCNVDIFSARPGIVIGKRGAGIDTLRSELQKMTSKDISLNIKEVRKAELDAQLVAENIAMQLERRVAFRRVIKRAVQSAMKLGAKGIKVRVSGRLGGAEIARSEWHMEGRVPLHTLRADIDYGFTEAKTTYGIIGAK
- the rplV gene encoding 50S ribosomal protein L22, whose protein sequence is MASKVFLKYVRVPPRKARLVADMLRGRSVEEATAILKFTTHKSAPTFAKLVKSALANATSQKKVDPDSLYVKEISVDNGPIMKRFTARAMGRGTRVNKRTSHITVVLDER
- the rpsS gene encoding 30S ribosomal protein S19 → MGRSTRKGPFVDGHVMKKIKECEEAGQKKVIKTWSRRSTILPEFVGYTFAIHNGRKFLPIFITENMVGHKLGEFASTRTFVMHSGDRKTTTEPGA
- the rplB gene encoding 50S ribosomal protein L2; translated protein: MPIVGLKPFTPSSRFITRLTFDELTRSKPLKALTQSSKRTGGRNNQGRITSRWIGGGHKRRYRKIDFLRRDKEGIPGKVVSIEYDPNRSTFIAQITYADGDRRYILAPEGLKVGYAVVAGEAAEIRPGNALPLSKIPTGTLVHNVEMKVGRGGQMVRTAGSSAQLMARDAGYAQLRLPSGEIRKVPELCYATVGQLSNIDHENITIGKAGRTRWFGRNPSVRGTAMNPIDHPHGGGEGKTKGGRHPVSPWGLPTKGYKTRLNKRTEKFIVQRRKK
- a CDS encoding 50S ribosomal protein L23, producing the protein MSAELGSVIRRPIITEKSTKLREKGNQVVFEVSKHATKPQIREAIEKAFKVKVKGLNTLVVRGKFKQVGRYAGKRASWKKAIATLREGDKIELFEGV
- the rplD gene encoding 50S ribosomal protein L4; this translates as MELTAQMVDQKGKSSGEAKLSAGLFGAKLKNHLLHDAVLMQLASRRQGSAKTKTRSEIRGGGKKPYRQKGTGNARQGSNRSPLMVGGARLFGPMPRDYSYRLPQKVRRQALAVALSEKQRDGKIVVLADTSFKTPKTKIMLDLMQQLKAKSALVVDMDNDKLYRSVRNLANARYIDVRGLNVFDVMKYDTLLLSSASLKWMEKERTS
- the rpsJ gene encoding 30S ribosomal protein S10 yields the protein MTQEEKIRIRLKAYDYQVLDQSTVEIVETARRTGASVAGPIPLPTKINRYCVLRSPHTDKKSREQFEIRTHKRLIDILEPTQQTIDALMKLDLAAGVDVEIQSYRG
- the fusA gene encoding elongation factor G; the protein is MYVPLEKTRNIGIIAHIDAGKTTTTERVLYYTGKSHKIGEVHEGTATMDWMVQEQERGITITSAATTCFWRNHRINIIDTPGHVDFTVEVERSLRVLDGAVGVFDGVAGVEPQSETVWRQADKYKVPRLAFVNKMDRIGANFPRCVEQMITRLHAKPVALQIPMGVEDKHTGVIDLVTMKGHLFKDETLGAEFETIPIPAEFEEDAKVWREKMMETLSESDDAFMEAYLGGKEITKEEILKVIRKGTIHFKHTPVLCGAAFKNKGVQQLLDGVVDYLPSPLDIPPVKGKKMNGEKAVELLRKADVKEPFSALAFKITSDPFVGQLTYLRIYSGKVDSGMTMLNSTRGKKERIGRILLMHANKREEIDSATAGEIVAAVGLKNAMTGDTFCDPEHPILLESITFPEPVMQIAIEPKTKADQEKMGDALYKLSQEDPSFRVKTDEETGQTLISGMGELHLEIIVDRMLREFKVDANIGKPQVAYRETITKKVKSEGKYIRQTGGRGQYGHVFLEIEPNEKGKGFEFESAIKGGSIPKEYIKPVEKGIEEAMENGILAGYPMVDIKVRLIDGSYHDVDSSEMAFKIAGSIGFKEGTKKASPIVLEPIMKAEVVVPEEYMSNVIGDLNSRRAKILGLEPRIGTQVIAALVPLSEMFGYSTDLRSNTQGRASFTMEFDHYSPVPAQLAEEIVSKYRDGGAAPRN